A single genomic interval of Fusarium verticillioides 7600 chromosome 8, whole genome shotgun sequence harbors:
- a CDS encoding high-affinity iron transporter, whose protein sequence is MLDLFSVPVFVVVFRETLETAIIVSVLLAFLKQTLDGSQRDAGIYKTLRTQVWLGTVLGLALCLIGSGVIIGIFYILGNDTWADHEYYYEGVFSLISAIIITIMGGALLRVGKMEDKWRAKLAKAIETPVTTQGKRAWLVNLFEKYAMFVLPFITVLREGIEGIVFVAGVSFSAPASAVPLPVLMGLMLGGLVGYALYRGGSSAKLQYFLVASTCLLYLVAAGLFSRAIWLFEQQQWNKVVGGDAAELGDGPGSYDIDRSIWHVNVSSLLSLARPN, encoded by the exons aTGCTCGATCTATTCTCCGTGCCCGtgttcgtcgtcgtcttccgTGAGACCCTCGAGACCGCTATCATCGTCTCGGTGCTCCTGGCCTTTCTGAAACAGACGCTCGATGGATCTCAGCGCGATGCTGGTATTTATAAAACGTTGCGCACACAG GTCTGGCTTGGAACGGTTTTGGGTCTTGCCTTATGTCTAATCGGTTCTGGTGTAATTATCGGGATATTTTATATTCTTGGTAATGATACCTGGGCTGATCATGAGTATTACTACGAAGGAGTGTTTTCGCTCATTTCGGCGattatcatcaccatcatgggCGGTGCGTTGTTGCGTGTTGGTAAGATGGAGGATAAATGGAGGGCGAAATTGGCAAAGGCGATTGAGACACCAGTAACGACGCAAGGAAAGCGAGCGTGGTTGGTCAATCTCTTTGAGAAGTACGCCATGTTTGTGTTGCCGTTCATCACTGTTCTTCGTGAAGGTATCGAGGGCATCGTTTTCGTCGCTGGTGTCTCATTCTCTGCACCCGCTTCTGCCGTTCCTCTCCCCGTCCTCATGGGATTGATGCTGGGCGGCCTTGTCGGATATGCCCTCTACCG GGGCGGTTCATCTGCGAAGCTGCAATATTTCCTCGTCGcctcaacatgtcttctctACCTCGTCGCAGCAGGTCTCTTCTCCCGCGCAATCTGGCTCTTTGAGCAACAGCAGTGGAACAAGGTTGTCGGCGGCGATGCCGCGGAACTCGGAGATGGTCCTGGATCATACGATATCGACCGGAGTATCTGGCACGTCAACGTGAGTagcctcctcagccttgcgagACCCAACTAA
- a CDS encoding high-affinity iron transporter, whose amino-acid sequence MLDLFSVPVFVVVFRETLETAIIVSVLLAFLKQTLDGSQRDAGIYKTLRTQVWLGTVLGLALCLIGSGVIIGIFYILGNDTWADHEYYYEGVFSLISAIIITIMGGALLRVGKMEDKWRAKLAKAIETPVTTQGKRAWLVNLFEKYAMFVLPFITVLREGIEGIVFVAGVSFSAPASAVPLPVLMGLMLGGLVGYALYRGGSSAKLQYFLVASTCLLYLVAAGLFSRAIWLFEQQQWNKVVGGDAAELGDGPGSYDIDRSIWHVNCCNPQLNGGGGWAILNAVVGWNNSATYGSVLAYNLYWVFVIAQFSLMSFKEDHGHYPLLKEEDTRAD is encoded by the exons aTGCTCGATCTATTCTCCGTGCCCGtgttcgtcgtcgtcttccgTGAGACCCTCGAGACCGCTATCATCGTCTCGGTGCTCCTGGCCTTTCTGAAACAGACGCTCGATGGATCTCAGCGCGATGCTGGTATTTATAAAACGTTGCGCACACAG GTCTGGCTTGGAACGGTTTTGGGTCTTGCCTTATGTCTAATCGGTTCTGGTGTAATTATCGGGATATTTTATATTCTTGGTAATGATACCTGGGCTGATCATGAGTATTACTACGAAGGAGTGTTTTCGCTCATTTCGGCGattatcatcaccatcatgggCGGTGCGTTGTTGCGTGTTGGTAAGATGGAGGATAAATGGAGGGCGAAATTGGCAAAGGCGATTGAGACACCAGTAACGACGCAAGGAAAGCGAGCGTGGTTGGTCAATCTCTTTGAGAAGTACGCCATGTTTGTGTTGCCGTTCATCACTGTTCTTCGTGAAGGTATCGAGGGCATCGTTTTCGTCGCTGGTGTCTCATTCTCTGCACCCGCTTCTGCCGTTCCTCTCCCCGTCCTCATGGGATTGATGCTGGGCGGCCTTGTCGGATATGCCCTCTACCG GGGCGGTTCATCTGCGAAGCTGCAATATTTCCTCGTCGcctcaacatgtcttctctACCTCGTCGCAGCAGGTCTCTTCTCCCGCGCAATCTGGCTCTTTGAGCAACAGCAGTGGAACAAGGTTGTCGGCGGCGATGCCGCGGAACTCGGAGATGGTCCTGGATCATACGATATCGACCGGAGTATCTGGCACGTCAAC TGCTGCAATCCTCAGCTCAACGGCGGTGGAGGCTGGGCTATTCTGAATGCTGTGGTCGGGTGGAACAATTCCGCTACGTATGGATCTGTGCTGGCCTACAACCTATACTGGGTTTTTGTGATTGCGCAATTTTCGCTCATGTCGTTCAAGGAGGATCACGGACATTACCCATtgctcaaggaggaggacaCGAGGGCTGATTAA